From Streptomyces sp. NBC_01754, a single genomic window includes:
- a CDS encoding protein phosphatase 2C domain-containing protein, giving the protein MSQSHQRASLPGCPSCEEPLESGDRFCGACGYDLSAVPALPVERPTVAIRLPAQDAGALGPAAGAQAPPPDVGPSAARGQGTLTRDPAAPTPSACPPGAGTPPGATSGAASVEWPAASEVDSSDQPAPTHRPDDLPGTDSGGRPLPAEAPSALRLAGPDPGGFGDFELAAPDPRTAEHAAAAVPACGPVCVACRCGRVDTDGYCENCGHAQPRERDHMEQELGAVAVVSDRGLRHHRNEDAFAVSGTALPDGSPAVVAIVCDGVSSSSRPDEAAAAAAAAANEALLESLPRGAHPQQAMHEAILAASEAVNALAQGQGRAMEHEPHRHQNAPACTLVGAISAGGLLVVGWVGDSRVYWVPQDRAEPPARLTEDDSWAAQMVATGLMNEAEAYADERAHAITGWLGADAYELEPHTASFKPDRPGVVVVCTDGLWNYAEGAADMAAVMPPDSYERPLHGAQVMVGHALDGGGHDNVTVALLPFAVPPKRAGSACPAV; this is encoded by the coding sequence ATGTCACAGAGCCACCAGCGGGCCTCCTTGCCGGGGTGCCCCAGCTGCGAGGAACCGCTGGAATCGGGCGACCGGTTCTGCGGGGCGTGCGGGTACGACCTCTCGGCCGTTCCCGCGCTCCCCGTCGAGCGTCCGACGGTCGCGATCAGGCTCCCCGCGCAGGACGCGGGGGCGCTCGGCCCCGCGGCCGGAGCGCAGGCACCGCCGCCCGACGTCGGGCCGTCGGCAGCGCGGGGCCAGGGGACACTCACACGGGACCCGGCCGCACCCACGCCGAGTGCGTGCCCGCCGGGCGCGGGCACGCCTCCCGGCGCAACGTCCGGGGCGGCGTCCGTGGAGTGGCCGGCCGCCTCCGAGGTCGACAGCTCGGACCAGCCCGCACCCACACACCGGCCGGACGACCTGCCGGGCACCGACTCCGGGGGCCGGCCCCTGCCCGCCGAGGCGCCGTCGGCTCTCCGCCTGGCCGGCCCGGACCCCGGCGGCTTCGGCGACTTCGAGCTGGCGGCACCCGACCCGCGTACCGCGGAGCACGCGGCCGCGGCCGTCCCGGCCTGCGGCCCGGTCTGTGTCGCCTGCCGCTGCGGACGCGTGGACACCGACGGCTACTGCGAGAACTGCGGCCACGCCCAGCCCCGTGAACGCGACCACATGGAGCAGGAGCTCGGCGCGGTGGCGGTGGTCAGCGACCGGGGTCTACGCCACCACCGCAACGAGGACGCTTTCGCGGTGTCCGGTACCGCCTTGCCGGACGGCTCACCGGCCGTCGTCGCGATCGTCTGCGACGGCGTCTCGTCCTCGAGCCGCCCCGACGAGGCCGCCGCCGCCGCGGCGGCGGCGGCCAACGAGGCCCTGCTGGAGTCGCTTCCCCGCGGGGCCCATCCGCAGCAGGCGATGCACGAGGCGATCCTGGCCGCGTCCGAGGCGGTCAACGCCCTGGCGCAGGGCCAGGGCCGGGCGATGGAACACGAGCCGCACCGCCACCAGAACGCTCCCGCCTGCACCCTGGTCGGCGCGATCTCGGCGGGTGGGCTGCTGGTCGTCGGCTGGGTCGGCGACAGCCGTGTCTACTGGGTGCCCCAGGACCGCGCCGAACCGCCCGCCCGGCTCACGGAGGACGATTCCTGGGCCGCCCAGATGGTCGCCACGGGCCTGATGAACGAGGCGGAGGCGTACGCCGACGAGCGCGCCCACGCCATCACCGGGTGGCTCGGCGCCGACGCCTACGAACTGGAGCCGCACACCGCTTCCTTCAAACCGGACCGCCCGGGAGTGGTGGTGGTGTGCACCGACGGACTGTGGAACTACGCGGAGGGGGCCGCCGACATGGCTGCGGTCATGCCGCCGGACTCGTACGAACGCCCCCTGCACGGCGCCCAGGTGATGGTGGGTCACGCGCTGGACGGCGGGGGCCACGACAACGTAACAGTGGCCCTGCTGCCGTTCGCCGTGCCGCCGAAGAGGGCAGGATCGGCCTGCCCGGCCGTCTGA
- a CDS encoding serine/threonine-protein kinase: MSAQCQRPACEGVYEDMGGGELYCGTCGLAPVVSPTGMVGSPPTGIAGGGRASGRGSGSGSQRSGSRASARSSSRSSRSSTSRRSVSGRLSRSLTGAETSLSVSVRSSGSTTGSSSGRNRLGAGLVLVPDVPRPDPRTAVMEHPEVPERKRFCSRSDCGAPVGRARGERPGRTEGFCTKCGHPYSFVPKLHDGDVVHGQYEVAGCLAHGGLGWVYLAVDRAVSDRWVVLKGLLDTGDQDAMAAAISERRFLAEIEHSNIVRIYNFVEHLDQRTGSLDGYIVMEYVGGKALKEIANERRAPDGRRDPLPVEQACAYGIEALEALGHLHSRNLLYCDFKVDNAIQTEDQLKLIDMGAVRRMDDDESAIYGTVGYQAPEVAEVGPSVASDLYTVARTLAVLTFDFQGYTNVFVDSLPDPDNIEVFRRYESFYRLLVRATDPDPARRFASAAGMAEQLTGVLREVVALQTNRPRPALSTLFGTEPRVTDTVLFAELTDEVSRLGARPAPAGRLWRRAGSAGAVGEAGPAGGPSPALPAAGSLPGTPGGGPGAGPVYAPDTHVRGAGAGGTLAPARTRTAVPAPRAVPDPGPAGVGPTGGPGLAPFDAPTASLALPVPRVDPGDPNAGFLAGVMASGPGELIAALHSVPAASLETRLRELRARLETGELDSAARALSTVEAQYPDDWRVVWYRGLTSLVTGDHHNAALSFDAVYDAFPGEPAPKLALGVCAEVLDQLDNAAEYYRLVWTTDPSFVSAAFGLARVQLAAGDRAGGVRTLESVPAASIHYTAARVASVRARLRGRSPREPLLDDLSAAAEQVAALREYGLDAVRREQLSTEVLGTALDWVLSGSPAARPPAPAAPAAEVPAELLGCELDERGLRFGLERSYRMLARLAQRGDERIELVERANRFRPRTWV; the protein is encoded by the coding sequence ATGAGTGCACAGTGCCAGCGCCCCGCGTGCGAGGGCGTGTACGAGGACATGGGCGGCGGCGAGCTGTACTGCGGCACGTGCGGGCTGGCGCCGGTCGTGTCGCCGACCGGGATGGTGGGTTCCCCTCCCACCGGCATCGCGGGAGGCGGGAGGGCGAGCGGCCGGGGCAGCGGCAGCGGTTCCCAGCGCTCCGGTTCGCGCGCCTCCGCCCGGTCCTCGTCGAGGTCCTCCCGCTCCTCGACGTCCCGCCGCTCGGTCTCCGGCCGGCTCTCCCGTTCGCTGACCGGGGCGGAGACGTCCCTCTCGGTGTCGGTGCGTTCGTCGGGCAGTACGACCGGGTCCTCCTCCGGGCGGAACCGGCTGGGCGCGGGCCTGGTGCTCGTCCCGGACGTGCCCCGGCCGGACCCGCGGACGGCGGTGATGGAGCACCCGGAGGTCCCGGAGCGGAAGCGCTTCTGCTCACGCTCCGACTGCGGTGCCCCGGTGGGCCGGGCACGCGGCGAACGGCCCGGCCGCACGGAGGGGTTCTGCACCAAGTGCGGCCACCCCTATTCCTTCGTGCCCAAGCTGCACGACGGCGACGTCGTGCACGGGCAGTACGAGGTGGCGGGCTGCCTGGCACACGGCGGGCTGGGCTGGGTGTATCTGGCGGTGGACCGCGCGGTGTCGGACCGCTGGGTGGTCCTCAAGGGCCTGCTGGACACGGGTGACCAGGACGCCATGGCGGCGGCGATCTCGGAGCGGCGCTTCCTCGCGGAGATCGAGCACTCCAACATCGTCCGCATCTACAACTTCGTGGAGCACCTGGACCAGCGGACGGGTTCGCTGGACGGCTACATAGTGATGGAGTACGTCGGCGGCAAGGCGCTCAAGGAGATCGCCAACGAGCGCCGCGCCCCGGACGGAAGGCGTGACCCGCTGCCGGTCGAGCAGGCCTGCGCGTACGGGATCGAGGCGCTGGAGGCGCTCGGCCATCTGCACAGCCGCAACCTGCTCTACTGCGACTTCAAGGTCGACAACGCGATCCAGACCGAGGACCAGCTCAAGCTCATCGACATGGGTGCGGTGCGCCGGATGGACGACGACGAGTCGGCGATCTACGGCACCGTCGGCTACCAGGCGCCGGAGGTGGCCGAGGTGGGCCCGTCCGTCGCCTCCGACCTGTACACCGTGGCCCGGACGCTCGCGGTGCTCACCTTCGACTTCCAGGGGTACACGAACGTCTTCGTGGACTCGCTGCCCGACCCGGACAACATCGAGGTGTTCCGGCGGTACGAGTCGTTCTACCGGCTGCTCGTCCGGGCCACGGACCCGGATCCGGCCCGCCGCTTCGCCTCGGCGGCGGGGATGGCCGAGCAGCTGACAGGGGTGCTGCGGGAGGTGGTGGCCCTCCAGACGAACCGTCCGCGCCCGGCCCTCTCCACCCTCTTCGGTACGGAACCACGGGTCACCGACACGGTGTTGTTCGCCGAGCTGACCGACGAGGTGTCCCGGCTCGGTGCCCGCCCCGCGCCGGCGGGCCGCCTGTGGCGCCGGGCCGGGTCCGCGGGGGCCGTGGGCGAGGCGGGACCGGCCGGGGGGCCCTCGCCCGCGCTCCCCGCCGCCGGGTCTCTCCCTGGCACGCCGGGGGGCGGGCCCGGTGCCGGCCCCGTGTACGCGCCCGACACCCACGTCCGGGGCGCCGGGGCGGGCGGCACGCTCGCACCCGCGCGGACGCGGACCGCCGTGCCGGCCCCCCGCGCGGTCCCGGATCCCGGTCCGGCCGGGGTGGGACCCACCGGCGGCCCCGGGCTCGCGCCGTTCGACGCGCCGACCGCCTCGCTGGCCCTGCCGGTCCCCCGGGTCGACCCCGGCGACCCCAACGCCGGTTTCCTCGCCGGGGTGATGGCGTCGGGGCCGGGTGAGCTGATCGCGGCGCTGCACTCCGTCCCCGCGGCTTCGCTGGAGACCCGGCTGCGCGAGCTGCGCGCCCGGCTGGAGACGGGTGAACTCGACTCGGCGGCCCGTGCGTTGTCCACCGTAGAGGCGCAGTACCCGGACGACTGGCGGGTCGTGTGGTACCGGGGCCTCACCTCCCTGGTGACCGGCGACCACCACAACGCGGCCCTGTCCTTCGACGCGGTGTACGACGCGTTCCCGGGCGAGCCCGCGCCGAAGCTGGCGCTGGGCGTCTGCGCGGAGGTGCTGGACCAGCTGGACAACGCCGCCGAGTACTACCGCCTGGTGTGGACGACCGATCCGAGCTTCGTGAGCGCGGCGTTCGGGCTGGCCCGTGTGCAGCTCGCGGCGGGCGACCGTGCCGGTGGGGTGCGGACGCTGGAGTCGGTGCCGGCGGCGTCGATCCACTACACGGCCGCCCGGGTGGCCTCGGTACGGGCCCGGCTGCGCGGGCGGTCGCCGCGGGAGCCGCTGCTGGACGACCTGTCGGCCGCCGCGGAGCAGGTCGCGGCGTTGCGGGAGTACGGCCTGGACGCGGTGCGCCGTGAGCAGTTGTCGACCGAGGTGCTGGGGACGGCCCTCGACTGGGTACTCTCCGGTAGTCCCGCGGCCCGGCCGCCGGCCCCGGCCGCCCCGGCGGCCGAGGTCCCGGCGGAGCTGCTGGGCTGCGAGCTGGACGAGCGGGGCCTCAGATTCGGCCTCGAACGCTCGTACCGGATGCTCGCCCGGCTCGCGCAGCGGGGCGACGAGAGGATCGAACTGGTGGAGCGGGCCAACCGTTTCCGCCCACGGACCTGGGTGTGA